A genomic stretch from Photobacterium atrarenae includes:
- the murF gene encoding UDP-N-acetylmuramoyl-tripeptide--D-alanyl-D-alanine ligase translates to MIKVQLSQLAQVLDAELIGQDTSIAQISTDTRNMQPQTLFIALKGERFDGHDFCANARENGATALLVSKHLPLKIPQLVVKDTRLALGQLGAWVKAEMAAQHGLQTLALTGSCGKTTVKEMTAAILAQKGKVLATAGNLNNDLGAPLTLLRLEPSHEFAVVELGANHQQEISYTTALVKPQVALINNLAAAHLEGFGSLDGVAKAKGEIFEGLDDNGVAIINADSNARELWQPLLDSKRVVTFSAARQDVDFSADDIFINHLGCACFTMRTPDGNVPVTLTLPGAHNVANALAAAALSMAVGASLDQVRVGLAGVERVKGRVEISQPAPGLRLIDDTYNASVASVKAAIDLLATFDGQRWLALGDMAELGEESLALHREVAEYARAKALDKVFTFGQASAVVSELNHGHHFADKAALIAQLKSQLHQFQHNSQNEEVTVLAKGARSTRMEDIIVALQEHKE, encoded by the coding sequence ATGATCAAGGTTCAGCTATCACAACTGGCACAGGTTCTGGATGCCGAGCTGATTGGCCAGGACACGTCTATTGCGCAGATCTCGACCGACACCCGCAATATGCAGCCTCAAACGTTATTTATAGCCCTGAAAGGCGAGCGTTTTGACGGCCATGATTTTTGCGCCAATGCCCGGGAGAACGGGGCAACCGCGCTGTTGGTAAGCAAGCACTTACCGCTCAAAATCCCGCAGCTGGTGGTTAAAGATACCCGCCTGGCGTTAGGGCAGCTCGGTGCGTGGGTCAAAGCAGAAATGGCCGCTCAGCACGGGTTGCAGACCCTGGCGCTGACTGGCAGCTGCGGGAAAACCACGGTTAAAGAGATGACTGCGGCCATTCTGGCGCAGAAAGGCAAGGTGCTGGCGACCGCCGGCAACCTGAATAATGATCTCGGGGCACCGCTGACCCTGCTGCGCCTCGAGCCCAGCCATGAGTTTGCGGTGGTCGAGCTGGGAGCCAATCACCAGCAGGAAATCTCTTATACCACCGCCTTGGTGAAGCCGCAGGTGGCGCTGATCAATAACCTGGCGGCAGCCCACCTGGAAGGATTCGGCTCGCTCGATGGCGTAGCCAAGGCCAAAGGGGAGATTTTTGAAGGCCTGGATGACAACGGCGTAGCGATTATCAATGCCGACTCCAACGCCCGGGAGTTGTGGCAGCCGCTGCTTGACTCCAAGCGGGTGGTCACATTCTCTGCGGCCCGGCAGGACGTCGATTTTAGCGCCGATGACATATTTATTAACCATCTTGGCTGCGCTTGTTTTACAATGCGCACCCCCGATGGCAATGTGCCCGTGACGCTGACCCTGCCGGGGGCGCATAACGTGGCCAATGCCCTGGCTGCGGCTGCTTTGAGTATGGCCGTCGGTGCCAGCCTGGATCAGGTTCGGGTTGGTCTGGCTGGGGTTGAGCGGGTTAAGGGGCGGGTGGAAATCAGCCAGCCGGCGCCAGGACTGCGGCTGATTGATGATACTTACAACGCCAGTGTCGCTTCGGTGAAAGCGGCGATTGATCTGCTGGCAACATTTGACGGCCAGCGCTGGTTAGCGTTGGGTGATATGGCTGAGCTGGGCGAAGAGAGCCTTGCGCTGCACCGGGAAGTGGCGGAGTATGCGCGCGCCAAGGCGCTGGACAAGGTCTTTACCTTCGGCCAGGCCAGTGCGGTGGTGAGTGAGCTCAATCATGGCCACCATTTTGCGGATAAAGCGGCGCTGATTGCGCAGCTGAAATCACAGCTTCATCAATTTCAACATAATTCACAAAATGAAGAGGTTACAGTGCTGGCAAAGGGTGCCCGGAGCACCCGGATGGAAGACATCATTGTCGCACTGCAGGAACATAAAGAATGA
- the murE gene encoding UDP-N-acetylmuramoyl-L-alanyl-D-glutamate--2,6-diaminopimelate ligase — translation MPVLKSNRQLGELLSPWLDPAHWPTEAGQVALSGMTLDSRRVQAGDLFVAVKGHAVDGRRFIPAAMEAGASAILAEETAGSQPRIEMQQGIPVLFLPALGQQLSAIAGRFYGAPDQALKLVAVTGTNGKTTISQLLAQWAAQLGYCAGVMGTTGNGLLQQLKPTVNTTGSAIEIQQELADLVAQGADFAAMEVSSHGLVQGRVKALKFSASIFTNLSRDHLDYHGDMAAYAQAKKTLFTEHQAGVAVINADDAVGLEWLGELPQAVAVASQRSLLAAHPGPALWLEQVSYTTQGVTVAFDSSWGAGEFTAPLVGSFNVTNLMLALATLLATGHPLVQLMATAPQLQAVIGRMEVFQTPDKPMMVVDYAHTPDALEKALQALRVHCRGKLWCIFGCGGDRDTGKRPLMAAVAERLADRIILTDDNPRSESPAAIVTDMLVGLTQPAQAKIEHDRARACEWAFTQAGADDIVLVAGKGHEDYQVLADCTIHYSDRETVAALLENKA, via the coding sequence ATGCCGGTACTTAAATCAAATCGTCAACTCGGCGAACTCTTGTCTCCCTGGCTCGACCCGGCGCACTGGCCTACCGAGGCTGGGCAAGTTGCGCTGTCGGGAATGACTTTAGACAGTCGTCGTGTCCAAGCGGGCGATCTGTTCGTGGCGGTAAAGGGGCATGCCGTTGATGGCCGCCGGTTTATCCCGGCCGCGATGGAAGCCGGTGCGAGCGCGATCCTGGCGGAAGAAACGGCTGGCTCGCAACCTCGTATCGAGATGCAGCAGGGGATCCCGGTGCTGTTTCTGCCCGCGCTGGGCCAGCAGCTTTCGGCCATTGCCGGACGCTTCTACGGCGCGCCGGACCAGGCACTGAAGCTGGTGGCGGTGACCGGCACCAATGGCAAGACCACCATTTCCCAGCTGCTGGCTCAATGGGCAGCGCAGCTCGGCTATTGTGCCGGGGTGATGGGCACCACGGGCAATGGCCTGCTGCAGCAGCTGAAGCCGACAGTCAATACCACCGGCAGCGCAATTGAAATTCAGCAGGAGCTGGCCGATTTGGTTGCCCAGGGGGCGGATTTTGCCGCGATGGAGGTGTCTTCCCACGGCTTGGTGCAGGGGCGGGTGAAGGCACTGAAATTTAGTGCCAGCATTTTCACCAACCTCAGTCGCGATCACCTTGACTATCACGGCGATATGGCAGCTTATGCGCAAGCGAAGAAAACCCTGTTTACCGAGCACCAGGCCGGTGTCGCGGTGATCAATGCCGATGATGCCGTCGGACTTGAGTGGCTGGGCGAGCTGCCGCAGGCGGTCGCTGTTGCCAGTCAGCGGTCGTTGCTCGCAGCGCACCCGGGGCCGGCCTTGTGGCTGGAGCAGGTCAGCTATACCACCCAGGGGGTGACCGTGGCGTTTGATTCTTCCTGGGGGGCGGGTGAATTTACCGCGCCGTTGGTGGGCTCATTTAACGTCACTAACCTGATGCTGGCGTTGGCGACGTTACTGGCGACCGGCCATCCGCTGGTACAGCTGATGGCAACGGCACCGCAACTGCAGGCGGTGATTGGCCGGATGGAAGTTTTTCAAACCCCTGACAAACCTATGATGGTTGTTGATTATGCTCACACGCCGGATGCGCTGGAAAAAGCGCTGCAGGCGCTACGGGTGCATTGCCGGGGTAAACTCTGGTGTATTTTCGGCTGCGGCGGCGATCGTGATACCGGCAAACGGCCGTTGATGGCCGCAGTCGCTGAGCGGCTGGCGGACCGCATTATTCTGACCGACGACAACCCGCGCAGTGAATCGCCGGCGGCGATTGTAACCGATATGCTCGTCGGGCTGACACAACCGGCACAAGCGAAAATCGAGCACGATCGCGCCCGCGCCTGTGAGTGGGCATTTACCCAGGCCGGCGCCGACGATATCGTGCTGGTGGCCGGTAAAGGACATGAAGATTATCAGGTGCTGGCGGATTGCACGATTCATTACTCGGATCGGGAAACGGTTGCAGCACTATTGGAGAACAAGGCATGA
- the ftsW gene encoding cell division protein FtsW, with the protein MLSALRDRLGGLGEWLTRPAAPCLYDRQLVWIALILMVTGLVMVTSASVPVATRLTGMPFYFALRHGFFLICALVIAAFVVQIPLERWRQLSVPMLLGSIFLLIAVLVVGRSVNGASRWIPLGIFNLQPAEVAKLSLFIFLSGYLVRQYHQVRESFYGFIKPLVVLAVMAGLLLMQPDLGSFVVMFVTTVGMLFIAGAKLWQFLAMLAAAVLGITLLIIFEPYRLRRVTSFMDPWEDPFGSGYQLTQSLMAFGRGDWLGQGLGNSIQKLEYLPEAHTDFVFAVLAEEVGLVGVTVVLLLIFALVFKALLIGRKCLQSRQLFGGFLAFGFGFWFAFQTLVNVGAAAGLVPTKGLTLPLISYGGSSLFMMATAVAILIRIDHEQRQAARYGPAEETDENDDEQE; encoded by the coding sequence ATGCTGAGTGCGCTGCGAGATCGCCTGGGAGGACTGGGAGAGTGGCTGACTCGCCCGGCAGCGCCGTGTCTGTATGATCGTCAGCTGGTCTGGATTGCCCTGATCCTGATGGTGACCGGTCTGGTGATGGTGACTTCCGCCTCGGTCCCGGTCGCGACCCGGCTGACCGGGATGCCGTTTTACTTTGCGCTGCGCCATGGCTTTTTCCTGATCTGTGCGCTGGTGATTGCGGCGTTTGTGGTCCAGATCCCGCTCGAACGTTGGCGTCAGCTCAGTGTGCCGATGCTGCTGGGGTCGATTTTTCTGCTCATTGCCGTGCTGGTAGTGGGGCGTTCGGTGAACGGGGCGTCGCGCTGGATCCCGCTGGGGATCTTTAACCTTCAGCCGGCCGAAGTGGCCAAATTGTCGCTGTTTATTTTCCTCTCCGGCTATCTGGTGCGTCAGTATCACCAGGTGCGGGAGAGTTTTTATGGTTTTATCAAGCCGCTGGTGGTGCTGGCGGTGATGGCCGGGTTGCTGCTGATGCAGCCGGATCTCGGCTCGTTCGTGGTGATGTTTGTCACCACGGTCGGCATGCTGTTTATTGCCGGCGCCAAGCTGTGGCAGTTTCTGGCGATGCTGGCGGCGGCGGTGCTGGGGATCACCCTGCTGATTATTTTTGAACCCTACCGTTTGCGCCGGGTGACCTCCTTCATGGATCCGTGGGAAGATCCGTTTGGCAGCGGCTACCAGCTCACCCAGTCGTTGATGGCTTTTGGCCGCGGCGACTGGCTGGGCCAGGGGCTGGGTAACTCGATTCAGAAGCTGGAATACCTGCCGGAAGCTCATACCGACTTTGTGTTTGCGGTGTTGGCGGAAGAAGTGGGGCTGGTCGGGGTGACTGTGGTGTTACTCCTGATTTTTGCTCTGGTATTCAAAGCGCTGCTGATCGGGCGTAAGTGCCTGCAGTCAAGACAGCTGTTCGGTGGATTTCTGGCATTTGGCTTTGGCTTCTGGTTTGCGTTCCAGACCCTGGTCAACGTTGGGGCGGCTGCCGGGCTGGTTCCGACCAAGGGGCTGACATTGCCGCTGATCAGCTACGGCGGCTCAAGTTTATTTATGATGGCGACGGCGGTCGCGATCTTAATCCGAATTGATCATGAGCAGCGTCAGGCGGCTCGGTACGGGCCTGCAGAAGAAACAGATGAAAACGATGACGAACAAGAATAA
- the ftsI gene encoding peptidoglycan glycosyltransferase FtsI, with translation MNKLKRQQSENQRRQKAPPVFIPWRFGVICGCVVLALLALIGRAAYIQVLEPGKLIQEGDMRSLRVKAMPSARGIISDRNGEQLAVSVPVQAVWADPVQIYKSGGIQNPDRWYALADVLGLDREGLLTRLESNQKRRFIYLQRQVSPAMAAYVNKLKLPGVGLKDESRRFYPAGEVSAHLLGVTGIDSRGLEGVERTYDGWLTGEPGRRTVRKDRYGRVVENISLKQREPGKPLSLSIDQRLQAVAYRAVKQAVADYRATSASVVMADVRTGEILAMVNAPSYNPNNREQLQSFRMRNRAITDAMEPGSTIKPFVVLAAMENGVADEDTMIDTGNGLMQVGGSRVRDVSRVGKADLTKILKKSSNIGVSKLSLAMPVDAVLGMYSSVGLGDASGINLIGEAQGFFPDRRRWSDFERATLSFGYGISVTPIQLVRAYATLGAMGVNRPLSILKTEQVVPGRQVTSVENTRKLLNMLETVTQKGGSAFRAAVPGYRVGAKTGTAKKAMAGGYSDEYIAMTAGVAPISNPRLAMVVVINEPQGDKYYGGLVAAPIFSEVMESALQILNVPPDAGTGEQLKVVHNRGQTHAGT, from the coding sequence ATGAATAAATTAAAGCGTCAGCAGTCTGAAAATCAGCGTCGCCAGAAAGCGCCACCGGTGTTTATCCCGTGGCGCTTTGGTGTTATATGCGGATGTGTTGTGCTGGCGTTACTGGCCCTGATTGGCCGCGCTGCTTATATCCAGGTGCTGGAGCCGGGGAAGCTGATCCAGGAAGGCGATATGCGCTCGCTGCGGGTCAAGGCGATGCCGTCTGCGCGCGGGATCATCTCTGATCGCAATGGTGAGCAGCTGGCAGTCAGTGTGCCGGTCCAGGCGGTCTGGGCCGACCCGGTGCAAATCTACAAAAGTGGCGGTATTCAGAACCCGGATCGCTGGTATGCCCTGGCCGATGTACTGGGACTGGACCGTGAGGGGTTGCTGACACGGCTGGAAAGCAATCAGAAGCGCCGCTTTATCTACCTCCAGCGTCAGGTCAGCCCGGCGATGGCCGCCTATGTCAACAAGCTGAAACTGCCAGGGGTCGGCCTCAAAGATGAGTCGCGCCGTTTTTATCCGGCTGGAGAAGTCAGTGCACACTTACTCGGTGTGACGGGGATTGATAGCCGCGGCTTGGAAGGGGTCGAGCGAACCTATGATGGCTGGCTGACCGGCGAGCCGGGGCGACGTACGGTGCGCAAGGACCGTTACGGCCGGGTGGTGGAAAATATTTCCCTCAAACAGCGTGAGCCGGGCAAGCCGCTGAGCCTGAGTATTGATCAGCGCCTGCAGGCGGTGGCTTACCGGGCCGTGAAACAGGCGGTAGCGGATTACCGCGCGACCTCGGCCTCGGTGGTGATGGCGGATGTCCGCACCGGTGAAATCCTCGCCATGGTCAATGCGCCGTCCTATAACCCGAATAACCGCGAGCAGCTGCAGAGTTTCCGGATGCGAAACCGGGCGATCACTGATGCGATGGAGCCGGGCTCCACCATCAAGCCATTCGTGGTGCTGGCGGCGATGGAAAATGGGGTGGCCGATGAAGACACCATGATTGACACCGGCAACGGCCTGATGCAGGTCGGTGGCAGCCGGGTGCGCGATGTCTCCCGGGTCGGCAAGGCTGACTTGACTAAAATCCTCAAGAAATCCAGTAATATCGGGGTGAGTAAATTGTCCCTGGCGATGCCGGTCGATGCCGTACTCGGGATGTACAGCAGCGTCGGGCTCGGCGATGCCTCCGGGATCAACCTGATCGGTGAAGCCCAGGGATTCTTTCCCGATCGCCGGCGCTGGTCGGACTTTGAGCGCGCGACCCTGTCGTTTGGCTACGGGATCTCGGTGACACCGATTCAGCTCGTGCGTGCTTACGCCACCCTCGGTGCGATGGGCGTCAACCGTCCGCTCTCGATCCTCAAAACTGAACAAGTGGTGCCCGGACGGCAGGTCACGTCGGTCGAAAATACCCGCAAACTTCTGAATATGTTGGAAACCGTCACCCAGAAAGGCGGGAGTGCGTTTCGCGCGGCGGTACCGGGCTACCGGGTTGGGGCCAAAACCGGCACCGCGAAAAAAGCCATGGCCGGCGGTTATAGCGATGAATATATTGCGATGACGGCCGGGGTTGCACCGATCAGTAATCCGCGCCTGGCGATGGTGGTGGTGATCAATGAACCGCAGGGCGATAAGTATTACGGTGGCCTGGTGGCTGCACCGATTTTTTCTGAAGTGATGGAAAGTGCGCTTCAGATCTTGAATGTTCCGCCTGATGCCGGAACCGGTGAACAACTCAAAGTCGTACATAACAGAGGCCAAACCCATGCCGGTACTTAA
- the rsmH gene encoding 16S rRNA (cytosine(1402)-N(4))-methyltransferase RsmH, giving the protein MSEQFEHVSVLLQESVDGLAIKPDGIYIDGTFGRGGHSRLILSQLGENGRLYSIDRDPQAIAEAQKINDPRFTIIHGPFSGLAEYMEERGLSGKIDGVLLDLGVSSPQLDDAERGFSFMRDGPLDMRMDPTSGISAADWLAQADADDIAWVLKEFGEERFAKRIARGIVAHRENPDKEPLTRTLQLASLIAEVSPFRDKHKHPATRSFQAIRIYINSELEEIETALNGAVDVLAPGGRLSVISFHSLEDRLVKRFIRKQSKGPEVPAGLPLTEDQIKALGSAALKTVGKAIKPSKNEIDGNARSRSSVLRLAERL; this is encoded by the coding sequence ATGTCTGAACAATTTGAGCACGTTTCCGTATTGCTCCAGGAATCTGTCGACGGCCTGGCCATCAAACCCGATGGTATCTATATCGACGGTACATTTGGCCGAGGTGGGCACAGCCGGCTGATCCTTTCTCAATTGGGAGAAAATGGTCGCCTGTATAGTATCGACCGCGATCCGCAGGCCATTGCTGAAGCGCAAAAAATCAATGATCCACGCTTTACCATTATTCACGGGCCGTTTTCCGGTTTGGCTGAATATATGGAGGAGCGCGGACTGAGCGGCAAAATTGACGGGGTGCTACTCGACCTTGGCGTGTCGTCGCCGCAGCTGGATGACGCCGAGCGCGGATTCAGCTTTATGCGTGACGGGCCGCTGGATATGCGAATGGATCCGACCTCCGGCATCTCGGCAGCAGACTGGCTGGCCCAGGCTGATGCCGATGATATTGCCTGGGTACTCAAAGAGTTCGGTGAAGAGCGCTTTGCCAAGCGGATTGCCCGCGGCATTGTGGCGCACCGCGAGAATCCGGACAAGGAGCCGCTGACCCGCACCTTGCAACTGGCCAGCCTGATCGCCGAAGTGTCGCCGTTTCGTGATAAACACAAGCACCCGGCGACCCGCAGTTTCCAGGCGATCCGGATCTATATCAACAGCGAGCTGGAAGAAATCGAGACTGCGCTGAACGGGGCTGTCGATGTGCTGGCACCGGGCGGCCGGCTGTCGGTGATCAGCTTCCACTCGCTGGAAGATCGGCTGGTGAAGCGTTTTATCCGCAAGCAGAGCAAAGGGCCGGAAGTGCCTGCCGGCCTGCCGCTGACGGAAGATCAGATCAAAGCGTTGGGATCGGCAGCCCTGAAAACGGTCGGCAAGGCGATCAAGCCGTCGAAAAACGAAATTGACGGCAATGCGCGTTCGCGCAGCTCCGTCCTGCGGCTGGCTGAACGGTTATGA
- the rsmI gene encoding 16S rRNA (cytidine(1402)-2'-O)-methyltransferase gives MSETNSCPVDVATLYIVPTPIGNLADITQRALDVLANVDLIAAEDTRHTSRLLTHFSISTRTFALHDHNEQQKADFLIEKLQAGISIALVSDAGTPLISDPGYHLVNRCRQAGVKVVPLPGPCAVITALSGAGLPSDRFSFEGFLPPKSKGRRDCFQALADDERTLIFYESPHRIMDSLADMLAVLGAERQVVLARELTKTYETIHGAPLGELIAWLQEDSNRIRGEMVLLVAGHRASKEALPSDALRTLGLLAAELPLKKAAALTAEIHGVKKNALYKWGLDNLD, from the coding sequence ATGAGTGAGACCAATTCATGCCCGGTAGATGTCGCAACTTTGTACATCGTACCCACACCAATCGGTAATCTGGCAGACATCACGCAGCGTGCATTGGATGTATTGGCGAATGTGGACCTGATCGCCGCAGAAGACACCCGGCATACCTCGCGCTTGCTGACCCATTTTTCTATCTCAACCCGCACCTTTGCGCTTCATGATCACAATGAGCAGCAGAAAGCTGACTTCCTGATCGAGAAGCTTCAGGCGGGCATCAGCATCGCGTTGGTCTCGGATGCCGGCACGCCTTTAATCAGTGATCCAGGGTATCATCTGGTCAATCGTTGTCGTCAGGCCGGTGTCAAAGTTGTGCCCTTGCCGGGCCCGTGCGCGGTGATCACCGCCCTGAGCGGGGCCGGGCTGCCGTCAGACCGTTTCAGTTTTGAAGGCTTCCTGCCGCCGAAAAGTAAAGGGCGCCGGGATTGCTTTCAGGCACTGGCCGATGATGAGCGTACCCTGATCTTTTATGAATCCCCGCACCGGATCATGGACTCCCTGGCGGATATGTTGGCGGTGCTGGGCGCTGAGCGCCAGGTGGTGCTGGCCCGGGAACTGACCAAAACTTATGAGACCATTCACGGCGCGCCGCTGGGCGAGCTGATTGCATGGCTGCAAGAAGACAGCAACCGGATCCGCGGTGAGATGGTGCTGCTGGTGGCCGGTCACCGGGCAAGCAAAGAGGCCCTGCCGTCCGATGCCCTGCGCACGCTGGGATTGCTGGCGGCCGAGTTGCCGCTGAAAAAGGCTGCCGCGCTGACGGCAGAGATCCACGGGGTGAAGAAAAACGCGCTGTATAAATGGGGGCTGGACAACCTGGACTAA
- the mraY gene encoding phospho-N-acetylmuramoyl-pentapeptide-transferase, which yields MIYWLADLLESTFPFFRLFEYLTFRAIISVLTALLLSLWMGPRLITRLQMLQIGQVVRHDGPESHFSKRGTPTMGGIMILAAIAITVLLWADLSNPYVWAVLTVMLGYGAVGFVDDYRKVVRKNTDGLIARWKYFWQSVIAFGVAFALYVHGQDTAATQLVVPFFKDVMPQLGLFYIVMTYFVIVGTSNAVNLTDGLDGLAIMPTVMVAAGMAFIAWATGNVNFAEYLNIPYLKDASELVVVCTAIVGAGLGFLWFNTYPAQVFMGDVGSLALGGALGTIAVLVRQELLLVIMGGVFVMETVSVILQVGSYKLRGQRIFRMAPIHHHYELKGWPEPRVIVRFWIITLMLVLIALATLKVR from the coding sequence ATGATTTATTGGTTAGCCGACTTACTTGAGTCCACATTCCCGTTTTTTCGTCTGTTTGAGTACCTGACGTTTCGTGCCATTATCAGTGTGCTGACGGCACTGTTGCTCTCGCTGTGGATGGGGCCGCGCCTGATTACTCGCCTGCAAATGCTGCAGATTGGCCAGGTGGTACGCCATGACGGGCCGGAGTCGCATTTCAGCAAGCGCGGTACGCCAACCATGGGCGGCATTATGATCCTGGCTGCGATTGCGATTACCGTGCTGTTATGGGCAGATTTGTCGAACCCGTATGTCTGGGCCGTGTTGACGGTGATGTTGGGTTATGGTGCGGTGGGCTTTGTCGATGACTACCGCAAAGTGGTGCGCAAAAATACCGATGGCCTGATTGCCCGCTGGAAATACTTCTGGCAGTCGGTGATTGCATTCGGAGTCGCGTTTGCCCTGTATGTGCACGGCCAGGATACTGCGGCAACCCAACTGGTGGTGCCGTTCTTCAAAGATGTGATGCCGCAACTGGGGCTGTTCTACATCGTGATGACCTATTTTGTGATTGTCGGCACCAGTAATGCGGTCAACCTGACCGATGGCCTTGATGGCCTGGCGATCATGCCGACCGTAATGGTGGCGGCCGGGATGGCATTTATTGCCTGGGCGACCGGGAACGTCAATTTTGCCGAATACCTCAATATTCCGTACCTCAAAGATGCCAGTGAGCTGGTAGTGGTCTGTACTGCGATTGTCGGTGCCGGTCTGGGCTTTTTGTGGTTCAACACCTATCCGGCACAGGTGTTTATGGGCGATGTCGGCTCGCTGGCCCTGGGCGGTGCGCTCGGCACCATCGCGGTGTTGGTGCGTCAGGAGCTGCTGCTGGTGATCATGGGCGGGGTGTTCGTAATGGAAACCGTGTCGGTGATCCTGCAGGTCGGTTCGTACAAGCTGCGCGGCCAGCGTATTTTCCGGATGGCGCCGATCCACCACCACTATGAGCTTAAGGGCTGGCCGGAGCCGAGGGTGATTGTGCGCTTTTGGATCATTACCCTGATGCTGGTGTTGATCGCGCTGGCAACACTGAAGGTACGATAA
- the ftsL gene encoding cell division protein FtsL, with the protein MSAAPEPSENLARLIARDLVTVGRVPLVLLVLVLVSALGVVLITHHSRQQIAQQEQLLIERDQLDIEWRNQILEENALAEHSRIEQLAEQELEMKRPSRDSEVVVQ; encoded by the coding sequence ATGAGTGCTGCACCAGAGCCGTCAGAAAACCTGGCACGCCTGATCGCCCGGGACCTGGTCACCGTCGGTCGGGTGCCGCTGGTGCTGCTGGTTCTGGTGCTGGTTTCAGCACTCGGAGTGGTGCTGATCACCCATCACTCGCGTCAGCAGATTGCCCAGCAGGAGCAGTTGCTGATCGAGCGGGATCAGCTCGACATTGAGTGGCGTAACCAAATTCTTGAGGAAAATGCCCTGGCTGAGCACAGCCGAATTGAACAACTGGCTGAACAAGAGCTGGAGATGAAGCGCCCGTCACGGGATAGCGAAGTCGTCGTACAGTAA
- the murD gene encoding UDP-N-acetylmuramoyl-L-alanine--D-glutamate ligase, translated as MNGLDGVKQVVVVGLGMTGLSVVNHLLRQPGELAIKVMDTRLTPPGRDQLPSSVALHSGGWQMDWLLNADLIVASPGVALATPELVAARQAGIEIVGDIELFARAVTKPVVAITGSNGKSTVTSLVGEMAKEAGLNVGVGGNIGFAALDMLAQDHDLYVLELSSFQLETTSSLSLVAAAYLNLSEDHMDRYDSLADYSQAKMRIFDHAKLAIWNRDDPATCPPSFVGAMTSFGFDAQAYGLVEQDGAEWLAVEQQALMPAAEIALVGRHNIANSLAALALADAAGVDREAACRALRRYRGLAHRCQLVAEHLGVRWVNDSKATNLASTLAALKGLSLSGTLHLLMGGDGKGADFSELKPILAPLDVRLYCYGRDGELFLPLADSAIRVETMAEAMAQAAASAKAGDMILLSPACASFDQFPNFMARGDAFVALAQTLQYQVAGGA; from the coding sequence ATGAATGGCTTGGATGGTGTCAAACAGGTTGTGGTAGTTGGACTGGGTATGACCGGCCTCTCGGTGGTGAACCACCTGCTGCGTCAGCCGGGCGAGCTGGCGATCAAGGTCATGGACACCCGCCTGACACCGCCCGGGCGGGATCAGCTGCCGTCATCGGTCGCCCTGCACAGCGGCGGCTGGCAGATGGACTGGCTGCTGAATGCCGATTTGATTGTTGCCAGTCCGGGTGTGGCACTGGCGACGCCGGAGCTGGTGGCCGCGCGCCAGGCCGGGATTGAGATTGTCGGTGACATTGAACTGTTTGCCCGCGCCGTGACCAAACCTGTGGTGGCGATCACCGGATCGAACGGCAAGAGTACCGTTACCAGCCTGGTCGGCGAAATGGCCAAGGAGGCCGGGCTCAACGTCGGTGTCGGCGGCAATATCGGATTTGCCGCGCTGGATATGCTGGCGCAGGACCATGATTTGTATGTGCTGGAGCTGTCGAGCTTCCAGCTGGAAACCACCTCCTCATTATCGCTTGTGGCCGCGGCCTACCTCAATTTGTCAGAAGACCATATGGATCGCTATGACAGCCTGGCCGATTACAGCCAGGCCAAAATGCGGATTTTCGATCACGCCAAGCTGGCGATCTGGAACCGCGATGATCCGGCAACTTGCCCGCCATCCTTTGTCGGCGCGATGACCAGTTTTGGTTTTGACGCTCAGGCTTACGGCCTGGTTGAGCAGGACGGCGCCGAGTGGCTGGCGGTGGAGCAGCAAGCTTTAATGCCGGCCGCAGAGATCGCCTTAGTCGGCCGGCATAATATCGCCAACAGCCTGGCCGCGCTGGCGCTGGCCGATGCGGCTGGTGTTGATCGCGAGGCGGCCTGTCGCGCGCTGCGCCGTTATCGCGGCCTGGCCCATCGCTGCCAGCTGGTGGCGGAACATCTGGGGGTGCGCTGGGTCAATGACTCGAAAGCGACCAATCTGGCCAGCACTCTGGCAGCCCTGAAAGGACTGTCGCTGTCCGGCACCTTGCATCTGCTGATGGGTGGGGATGGCAAAGGCGCGGATTTCTCTGAGCTCAAACCGATCTTGGCACCGCTGGATGTCCGGCTCTATTGCTACGGTCGGGACGGGGAGTTGTTCCTGCCTTTGGCTGACTCTGCCATCCGGGTTGAAACGATGGCCGAGGCCATGGCGCAGGCGGCAGCCTCGGCCAAAGCGGGTGACATGATCCTACTGTCGCCGGCCTGTGCCAGCTTTGATCAGTTCCCGAATTTTATGGCCCGGGGCGATGCTTTCGTGGCTCTGGCGCAAACCCTGCAGTACCAAGTGGCCGGGGGAGCGTGA